One Campylobacter concisus DNA segment encodes these proteins:
- the glmU gene encoding bifunctional UDP-N-acetylglucosamine diphosphorylase/glucosamine-1-phosphate N-acetyltransferase GlmU: protein MNNNTSIIILAAGLGTRMKSKRPKVLFELCGEPMIIHILKQAYAITNDVSVVLHYEKELISKKIKEIFPQTKIFEQDLANFPGTAGAIKGVNLSGEKVLVTCGDMPLVRSTDLMRLANAEADVVMSSFEAANPFGYGRVIIKNGKVEAIVEQKDASEAQLAIKSVNAGCYCFKREALEQILPIISNQNAQKEYYLTDAIKIANEKGLKCVAVNVNEQNFMGINDKFQLSIAEKIMQDEIKQNLMKAGVLMRMPESIFIDSRAKFEGECVLEENVSILGECVITESIIKSSSVIESSVIKNSDIGPLAHIRPNSEISDTHIGNFVEVKKGVLSGVKAGHLSYLGDCEIESGTNIGCGTITCNYDGKAKYKTKIGKNVFVGSDTQLVAPVNIADNVIIAAGSTITKDVESGALAISRGRQENKSGFFEKFFGKDDVKK, encoded by the coding sequence ATGAACAATAATACTTCAATCATAATCCTAGCTGCTGGTCTTGGTACCAGGATGAAATCAAAACGCCCAAAAGTCCTATTTGAACTATGCGGCGAGCCGATGATCATTCACATCTTAAAGCAAGCTTATGCGATCACAAACGACGTTAGCGTCGTGCTTCACTACGAAAAAGAGTTAATTAGCAAAAAGATAAAAGAAATTTTTCCTCAAACTAAAATTTTCGAGCAAGATCTAGCAAATTTCCCAGGCACTGCCGGCGCGATAAAAGGCGTAAATTTAAGCGGCGAAAAGGTGCTTGTCACTTGCGGCGATATGCCACTTGTTAGATCAACTGATCTTATGCGCCTAGCAAATGCCGAAGCAGACGTGGTTATGAGCTCATTTGAAGCGGCAAATCCTTTTGGCTACGGCAGAGTCATCATAAAAAACGGCAAAGTTGAGGCCATCGTCGAGCAAAAAGATGCGAGCGAAGCGCAGCTTGCCATAAAAAGTGTAAATGCTGGCTGCTACTGCTTTAAACGCGAGGCGCTAGAGCAAATTTTACCGATCATAAGCAACCAAAACGCACAAAAAGAGTATTACCTAACTGACGCCATAAAAATAGCAAATGAAAAGGGTTTAAAGTGCGTTGCAGTAAATGTTAATGAGCAAAATTTCATGGGCATAAATGATAAATTTCAGCTAAGCATCGCTGAAAAGATCATGCAAGATGAGATCAAGCAAAATTTGATGAAAGCTGGCGTTTTGATGCGCATGCCTGAGAGCATTTTTATAGACAGCAGGGCTAAATTTGAAGGCGAGTGCGTGCTAGAAGAAAACGTAAGCATCCTTGGCGAGTGCGTCATCACTGAGAGCATCATCAAAAGCTCATCGGTGATCGAAAGTAGCGTCATCAAAAACTCAGACATCGGCCCACTAGCTCATATAAGGCCAAATTCTGAAATTTCTGACACACACATAGGAAATTTCGTCGAGGTTAAAAAAGGTGTTCTTAGCGGCGTAAAAGCAGGACACCTAAGCTATCTTGGCGACTGCGAGATAGAAAGTGGCACAAATATCGGTTGTGGCACGATCACATGCAACTACGACGGCAAGGCAAAATACAAAACCAAGATCGGCAAAAACGTCTTTGTTGGCTCAGATACGCAGCTAGTTGCCCCTGTAAATATCGCCGATAACGTCATCATCGCAGCTGGCAGCACCATCACAAAAGACGTTGAGAGCGGGGCTCTAGCTATCAGCAGAGGTCGTCAAGAAAACAAAAGCGGCTTTTTTGAGAAATTCTTTGGCAAAGACGATGTTAAAAAATAA
- the uppS gene encoding polyprenyl diphosphate synthase, protein MNKLNHLAIIMDGNGRWAKKRGFLRTNGHEAGANVVSDMCEFCIDNGVKILSLYAFSTENWKRPQKEVDFLMNLLKKFLLLKRDDFIKNGIKFNTIGDILPFSDELKNEIEITKNATRKNTNLLLNLAINYGSKDEIIRAVRKLNLKGCEINETSLNAALDESEPVDLLIRTGGESRLSNFMLWQASYAELFFTPTLWPDFGKDELASIVAKFKDIERRFGGV, encoded by the coding sequence TTGAACAAACTTAACCACCTCGCTATCATCATGGACGGCAACGGACGCTGGGCGAAAAAGCGTGGATTTTTGCGGACAAATGGGCACGAGGCCGGAGCAAATGTGGTGAGCGATATGTGCGAATTTTGCATCGATAACGGGGTGAAAATTTTAAGCCTTTACGCATTTAGCACCGAAAACTGGAAAAGACCGCAAAAAGAGGTTGATTTTTTGATGAATTTGCTTAAGAAATTTCTTCTTTTAAAGCGTGATGATTTTATAAAAAATGGGATCAAATTTAACACGATCGGCGACATCTTGCCATTTAGCGACGAGCTAAAAAATGAGATAGAAATCACAAAAAATGCGACAAGAAAAAATACAAATTTGCTTTTAAATTTAGCGATAAACTATGGCTCAAAAGATGAGATCATTAGAGCTGTGCGAAAACTAAATTTAAAAGGCTGCGAGATAAATGAAACGAGCCTAAATGCGGCACTTGATGAGAGTGAGCCGGTGGATCTTCTCATTAGAACTGGTGGCGAGAGCAGGCTTTCAAATTTCATGCTCTGGCAGGCAAGCTATGCGGAGCTATTTTTCACACCGACACTTTGGCCAGATTTTGGCAAGGATGAGCTTGCAAGCATCGTGGCTAAATTTAAAGATATAGAGCGAAGATTTGGCGGAGTTTAG
- the coaBC gene encoding bifunctional phosphopantothenoylcysteine decarboxylase/phosphopantothenate--cysteine ligase CoaBC — MLKNKKILLAVCGSIAFYKAYEILSLLKKQGADVYVALSDGVFEFCSVSGFEALSEHKILSSQTQNWQDGVNHIAYSKMDLVLIAPASVNTINKLTAGICDNVFMQTLIAASHVPLVVAPAANNNMIEHFATQNSLEILKKNGALVVEPVLKTLACGDVGKGALASPEVIVEAAIKRLSKPLFAGKKVVITGGATTEKIDDVRAITNFSSGKMARALAKAFYYAGAEVKLLASFEASSEPFLSLKFSSSGELLELCKSECEGANLLVMCAAVSDFVPTKIDGKIKKEDVGESLNLNLKRNVDILQNLKELKCKKIGFKLEISSESALKSARSMLEKKELDAVCLNILGEKNGFASEQNEVNFITKNNEILLPLASKDEIAGRIVELAANL, encoded by the coding sequence ATGTTAAAAAATAAGAAAATTTTACTTGCCGTTTGCGGCAGTATCGCCTTTTATAAAGCTTACGAAATTTTATCGCTGCTTAAAAAGCAAGGCGCTGATGTTTATGTGGCTTTAAGTGACGGAGTGTTTGAGTTTTGTAGCGTAAGCGGCTTTGAAGCGCTAAGCGAGCATAAAATTTTAAGCTCACAAACGCAAAACTGGCAAGATGGCGTAAATCACATAGCCTACTCCAAAATGGATCTAGTCTTAATAGCGCCAGCCTCGGTAAATACGATAAATAAGCTAACAGCTGGTATCTGTGACAATGTCTTCATGCAAACGCTAATCGCCGCCTCGCACGTGCCTTTGGTTGTCGCCCCAGCTGCAAATAACAATATGATCGAGCATTTTGCGACGCAAAATTCACTTGAAATTTTAAAGAAAAACGGCGCTTTAGTGGTTGAGCCAGTTCTTAAAACTCTAGCTTGTGGCGACGTTGGTAAAGGTGCTTTAGCAAGTCCTGAAGTGATAGTAGAAGCTGCCATTAAAAGGCTTAGCAAGCCACTTTTTGCAGGCAAAAAAGTGGTGATAACGGGCGGTGCAACAACTGAAAAGATAGATGATGTAAGAGCCATTACAAATTTCTCAAGCGGCAAGATGGCAAGAGCTTTGGCTAAAGCCTTTTACTACGCAGGTGCAGAGGTGAAACTGCTTGCTAGCTTTGAGGCTAGTAGCGAGCCGTTTCTTAGCCTTAAATTTAGCTCAAGTGGAGAGCTTTTAGAGCTTTGTAAGAGCGAGTGCGAGGGGGCAAATTTACTTGTAATGTGCGCTGCGGTGAGCGATTTTGTGCCAACAAAAATTGATGGTAAGATAAAAAAAGAGGACGTTGGAGAGAGCTTAAATTTAAACCTAAAGAGAAATGTCGATATTTTGCAAAACTTAAAAGAGCTTAAATGTAAAAAGATCGGCTTTAAGCTTGAAATTTCAAGCGAAAGCGCTCTTAAAAGTGCTAGATCAATGTTAGAAAAAAAAGAGCTTGATGCAGTTTGTCTAAATATTTTGGGCGAGAAAAATGGCTTTGCAAGCGAGCAAAACGAGGTAAATTTCATCACAAAAAATAACGAGATTTTACTGCCGCTTGCCTCAAAAGACGAGATCGCAGGGCGCATAGTGGAGCTAGCAGCAAATTTATGA
- a CDS encoding flagellar motor protein MotB yields the protein MGKLIKPEECPKCMPEWLAAFGDLMSLLLCFFVLLLSMATMDAKKMEAAVGSLAGALSVLEGGARPDSQVEKETDPESRRTPKPKAQKGAQNEVTSTVKKINELLTASGAPEITMEESEDGFIVRLPAAMLFDKDSAEISGEDAKLFLKRIGMIIAKMPNEVKTDIIGYTDNTNPSKDSIYKNNWQLSTARALSVLEELVSDGVPQERLITSGRASFDPIASNSTDEGRAKNNRVEIHFVSLEPKNKEATKKSILDTRN from the coding sequence ATGGGTAAGTTAATAAAACCAGAAGAGTGCCCAAAGTGTATGCCTGAGTGGCTGGCTGCCTTTGGCGACCTTATGTCGCTCCTACTTTGCTTCTTTGTTTTGCTCCTTTCTATGGCGACGATGGATGCTAAAAAGATGGAGGCTGCTGTTGGCTCGCTAGCTGGTGCGCTAAGTGTGCTAGAGGGTGGCGCAAGACCAGATAGTCAGGTAGAAAAAGAGACAGATCCTGAAAGCAGACGCACTCCAAAGCCAAAAGCTCAAAAAGGCGCTCAAAACGAGGTCACTTCGACTGTTAAAAAGATAAATGAGCTACTAACGGCTAGTGGGGCACCTGAGATCACGATGGAGGAGAGCGAGGATGGCTTTATCGTTAGGCTTCCAGCTGCGATGCTCTTTGATAAAGACAGCGCTGAAATTTCTGGCGAGGATGCGAAGCTCTTTTTAAAGCGAATAGGCATGATCATAGCCAAAATGCCAAATGAGGTAAAAACAGATATCATCGGATACACTGATAATACAAATCCAAGTAAAGACTCTATATATAAAAATAACTGGCAGCTCTCTACTGCAAGGGCGCTAAGTGTGCTTGAGGAGCTAGTTAGCGATGGCGTACCACAAGAGAGGCTTATCACTTCTGGCAGAGCCTCTTTTGATCCGATCGCTAGCAACAGCACAGACGAGGGCAGAGCTAAAAACAATAGGGTGGAAATTCACTTCGTCTCGCTCGAGCCAAAAAATAAAGAGGCTACTAAGAAAAGTATCCTTGATACGAGGAATTAG
- a CDS encoding motility protein A → MDLGTVVGWVLTLVLLFGSMAIGVGIGPYIDIPSVMIVFGGTIGVMMVGFKMETLKGIGKFYGVAVKPSVVVNLPETIKKVVDYSTKARRDGILALESEVNNETNQFLKKGLSMAVDGNEPDAIRALLEIDIDQTSTRHANNIKIFEQVGGFAGAMGMIGTLIGLVAMLLNMSDPSAIGPSMAVALLTTLYGAMIGNIIGSPVANILSIRDADEALEKQVILEGIMAIQAGDNPRTLEAKLLAFLPPKDRKSQFE, encoded by the coding sequence ATGGATTTAGGAACCGTCGTCGGCTGGGTTTTGACCCTGGTGCTTTTGTTTGGATCAATGGCGATAGGCGTTGGTATAGGACCATACATCGATATCCCTTCTGTGATGATCGTTTTTGGTGGTACTATCGGCGTTATGATGGTTGGCTTCAAGATGGAGACGCTTAAAGGTATCGGTAAATTTTATGGTGTCGCTGTTAAGCCATCAGTTGTTGTAAATTTACCTGAGACTATAAAAAAAGTAGTTGATTACTCAACCAAAGCTAGGCGAGATGGCATTTTGGCACTTGAGAGCGAAGTAAATAATGAGACAAATCAGTTTTTAAAAAAAGGGCTTTCGATGGCAGTTGATGGCAATGAGCCAGATGCGATCAGGGCGCTTTTGGAGATCGATATAGATCAAACTAGCACAAGACATGCAAATAACATCAAAATTTTCGAGCAAGTAGGCGGTTTTGCAGGTGCGATGGGTATGATCGGAACACTCATTGGCCTTGTTGCGATGCTTCTAAATATGTCAGATCCTAGTGCGATCGGTCCATCTATGGCGGTTGCCTTGCTTACGACACTTTATGGTGCGATGATAGGTAACATCATCGGCTCGCCTGTTGCAAACATTCTCTCGATCCGCGATGCTGATGAGGCACTTGAGAAGCAAGTCATTTTAGAGGGGATCATGGCGATACAAGCAGGGGACAACCCAAGAACGCTTGAGGCTAAGCTCTTAGCATTTTTACCTCCAAAAGATAGAAAAAGTCAGTTTGAATAA